One genomic segment of Actinoplanes ianthinogenes includes these proteins:
- a CDS encoding fasciclin domain-containing protein, producing the protein MRFTRLGKQAAAVVTAAVVASALGAAPAQASSKPLKTKSLAAVLTADKSGFDHNGHDYDILTAAVQAVLKAKPGSKVAVLADGKTALTAFLPNDRAFELLVKDITKAKKLPSEKKAFTAVAGLGIDTVEAVLLYHVVPGATITKKAALKSDNARLTTAAGSTIKVNVYGPRWHKRISLIDADRSDRNPRVVRFDINKGNRQIAHGIDRVLRPINLP; encoded by the coding sequence ATGAGGTTCACCCGTCTCGGCAAGCAGGCCGCCGCTGTCGTCACCGCCGCTGTCGTCGCCTCGGCCCTGGGGGCCGCACCCGCTCAGGCCAGCAGCAAGCCGCTCAAGACCAAGTCGCTGGCCGCGGTGCTGACCGCGGACAAGAGCGGCTTCGACCACAACGGTCACGACTACGACATCCTCACCGCCGCTGTGCAGGCCGTGCTCAAGGCGAAGCCGGGCAGCAAGGTCGCTGTGCTCGCCGACGGCAAGACCGCCCTGACCGCGTTCCTGCCCAACGACCGGGCCTTCGAGCTGCTCGTCAAGGACATCACCAAGGCCAAGAAGCTGCCGAGTGAGAAGAAGGCGTTCACCGCCGTCGCCGGTCTCGGCATCGACACGGTCGAGGCGGTGCTGCTCTACCACGTGGTGCCGGGCGCCACGATCACCAAGAAGGCGGCGCTGAAGTCGGACAACGCCCGGCTGACCACCGCGGCGGGTTCGACGATCAAGGTCAACGTGTACGGGCCGCGCTGGCACAAGCGGATCTCGCTGATCGACGCCGACCGCAGCGACCGCAACCCGCGGGTGGTCCGGTTCGACATCAACAAGGGCAACCGGCAGATCGCCCACGGCATCGACCGCGTCCTGCGCCCGATCAACCTGCCCTGA
- a CDS encoding response regulator transcription factor codes for MVSLARGMRRIFTRPLEEMQAVTESLGMALDLAAEIHRLTPSGDPARDLDFVWDPMSRLVPFVASWIGTLDEDHCGYTTVASAGHDLDGLAYMESADLTAQRKTTGLLRRRRPVRLQDVPNAMELPCWSEQWWPIGFREVVAAPLVTPDGRHLGVLTLHTDTAVQPTVDARDAMVVIAHAMTAVLDPMNSLSGLARLVQGAVAAAAVDRRGTVVPLPGMPSDPLLIGRPDIVTTAVGHLSDQVRHTSFLFPIPADGGQQRYIRVTGLACPPGTSEEPVGLVVLSPAGDLRGLTFRELVVLGLVIEGYANQGIASRLSITARTAAAHLEHIRAKLSAPTRTAAAVLALRSGLYVPYGLVDNAGHGSASS; via the coding sequence TTGGTTTCGCTCGCGAGGGGTATGCGCCGCATCTTCACCAGGCCTCTCGAGGAGATGCAGGCAGTGACTGAGTCGCTCGGGATGGCATTGGACCTGGCAGCGGAGATCCACCGGCTGACACCGAGCGGTGATCCGGCGCGAGACCTGGATTTCGTGTGGGATCCGATGAGCCGCCTGGTGCCGTTCGTGGCGAGCTGGATCGGCACGCTCGACGAGGATCACTGTGGTTACACCACGGTGGCGTCCGCGGGTCACGACCTGGATGGCCTGGCGTACATGGAATCGGCGGATCTGACCGCGCAGCGCAAGACGACCGGTCTGCTGCGGCGACGCCGGCCCGTGCGGTTGCAGGACGTGCCGAACGCGATGGAGTTGCCGTGCTGGTCCGAGCAGTGGTGGCCGATCGGCTTCCGGGAAGTCGTCGCGGCTCCGCTCGTCACACCGGATGGCCGCCACTTGGGTGTCCTGACCCTGCACACCGACACCGCCGTCCAACCGACCGTGGATGCCCGGGACGCGATGGTGGTGATCGCGCACGCGATGACGGCCGTCCTGGACCCGATGAACTCGTTGAGCGGGCTGGCTCGGCTGGTGCAGGGCGCTGTCGCCGCCGCTGCCGTCGACCGGCGGGGCACCGTCGTCCCGCTGCCCGGGATGCCCTCCGATCCCTTGCTCATCGGACGCCCCGACATCGTCACCACAGCGGTCGGCCATCTCAGCGACCAGGTGCGGCACACGTCCTTCCTCTTCCCGATCCCGGCGGACGGGGGCCAGCAGCGCTACATCCGGGTCACCGGACTCGCCTGCCCACCGGGCACGTCGGAGGAACCCGTCGGGCTCGTCGTGCTCTCGCCGGCGGGGGACCTTCGCGGTCTGACGTTTCGCGAACTGGTCGTCCTCGGACTGGTGATCGAGGGGTACGCCAACCAGGGCATCGCGAGCCGGCTGTCCATCACCGCGCGGACCGCCGCCGCTCACCTCGAACACATTCGAGCGAAGTTGAGCGCGCCGACGCGTACGGCCGCCGCTGTGCTCGCACTGCGCTCCGGCCTCTACGTCCCGTACGGCCTCGTGGACAACGCGGGCCACGGCAGCGCCTCCTCGTGA
- a CDS encoding FAD-dependent oxidoreductase — translation MNPDQERLAETPDVAGAYPRLSDEQIGLLSRRGEKRPVQAGDVLVAEGRRDRDFLVVLSGTVAVIEGYGTPKARTVRVHGPRRFLDELGLLTGQPSFVSMVAQEPGEILAVPLPGLHELVREEPDLGNLILRSFLTRRELLIGSITGIKIVGSRFSPDTRRLRELAARNRVPHTWIDLEEDPDAEELLHRLSIRPTDTPVVIWRDKVLRNPSNAELARVAGLRRSGHDERICDVVVVGAGPAGLAAAVYGASEGLATIVLDAVATGGQAGTSSRIENYLGFPAGISGADLADRAVVQAKKFGAELNVPAEAVRLEWHDSDQMVHLDDGARLRTRTVVIATGARYRKLDVPRLAEFEGTSVYYAATFMEAVFCERQPVTVVGGGNSAGQATVFLARHAARVRLIIRHDDLNRDMSRYLVDQIERLPNVELLRRTEVTELIGDDGRLEALGVRDTRTGERQEFPTTVLFVFIGAQPCTGWLASSVALDERGYVLTGAQVRTDAPQPVMLETSRPGVLAVGDVRSGSIKRVASAVGEGSMAVRLIHDHLARFGHAAER, via the coding sequence GTGAACCCGGACCAGGAGCGGCTCGCCGAGACGCCGGATGTGGCCGGGGCCTATCCCCGCCTGTCCGACGAACAGATCGGCCTGCTGAGCCGCCGCGGCGAGAAGCGGCCGGTGCAGGCGGGCGACGTGCTTGTCGCCGAGGGCCGGCGGGACCGCGACTTCCTCGTCGTGCTGTCCGGCACGGTCGCGGTGATCGAGGGGTACGGCACCCCGAAGGCCCGGACGGTCCGGGTGCACGGCCCGCGCCGGTTCCTCGACGAGCTCGGCCTGCTCACCGGCCAGCCGTCCTTCGTCTCGATGGTCGCGCAGGAACCGGGCGAGATTCTCGCGGTGCCCCTGCCCGGGCTGCACGAACTGGTCCGCGAGGAGCCCGACCTCGGGAACCTGATCCTGCGCAGTTTCCTTACCCGCCGGGAACTGCTGATCGGCAGCATCACCGGCATCAAGATCGTCGGCTCGCGGTTCAGCCCGGACACCCGCCGCCTGCGCGAACTCGCCGCCCGCAACCGGGTGCCGCACACCTGGATCGACCTGGAGGAGGATCCGGACGCCGAGGAGCTGTTGCATCGGCTGTCCATCAGGCCGACGGACACACCGGTGGTGATCTGGCGGGACAAGGTGCTGCGCAACCCCTCGAACGCGGAACTGGCCCGGGTCGCCGGCCTGCGGCGCTCCGGCCACGACGAGAGGATCTGCGACGTCGTCGTGGTCGGCGCGGGACCGGCCGGCCTCGCCGCCGCCGTGTACGGCGCCTCCGAGGGACTCGCGACGATCGTCCTCGACGCGGTGGCCACCGGCGGGCAGGCCGGTACCTCCTCCCGGATCGAGAACTACCTGGGTTTCCCGGCCGGTATCTCGGGTGCCGACCTGGCCGACCGTGCCGTGGTGCAGGCGAAGAAGTTCGGCGCCGAACTCAACGTGCCGGCCGAGGCGGTTCGCCTCGAATGGCACGACAGCGACCAGATGGTGCACCTCGACGACGGGGCACGGTTGCGGACCCGGACGGTGGTGATCGCCACCGGCGCGCGGTACCGGAAACTCGACGTGCCGCGCCTCGCGGAGTTCGAGGGCACCAGCGTGTACTACGCCGCCACGTTCATGGAGGCGGTCTTCTGCGAGCGGCAGCCGGTGACGGTCGTCGGCGGCGGCAACTCGGCCGGCCAGGCCACGGTCTTCCTCGCCCGGCACGCCGCGCGGGTACGGCTGATCATCCGGCACGACGACCTGAACCGCGACATGTCCCGGTACCTGGTCGACCAGATCGAGCGACTGCCCAACGTCGAGCTGCTGCGCCGCACGGAGGTCACCGAGCTGATCGGCGACGACGGCCGGCTGGAGGCGCTCGGCGTACGCGACACCAGAACCGGTGAGCGGCAGGAGTTCCCGACGACGGTGTTGTTCGTCTTCATCGGGGCGCAGCCGTGCACCGGCTGGCTGGCGTCCAGCGTCGCCCTGGACGAGCGCGGTTACGTCCTGACCGGAGCGCAGGTGCGCACCGACGCGCCGCAGCCGGTGATGCTCGAGACCAGCCGGCCCGGGGTCCTCGCCGTGGGTGACGTCCGCAGCGGCTCGATCAAACGGGTCGCGTCCGCGGTCGGCGAGGGATCCATGGCCGTTCGCCTGATCCATGACCACCTGGCCAGGTTCGGACACGCTGCCGAGCGGTAG
- a CDS encoding class F sortase yields the protein MSVTPADRTPRRSPGRALLLTALGVVLAVSAAVVIHRAQPREDFGAPAVTVLASSAPSEAATRVPVVDGTVPAITAVDRPARLRIPDLRLDAAVDAVGIEPSTGEFAVPPSVDRVGWYRYGPGLFATAGSIVIAGHVDSAAEGKGAFFRLGSLDSGDRIILTGDGGEERQFEVVARERYRKTAIPLPKYFARDGAVRLTLITCGGPFDAETRHYRDNVVVTAAARP from the coding sequence ATGAGTGTCACGCCCGCGGACCGCACGCCCCGGCGCTCGCCGGGGCGTGCCCTGCTGCTGACGGCACTGGGTGTGGTGCTCGCGGTCTCGGCCGCCGTGGTCATCCACCGCGCGCAGCCCCGCGAGGACTTCGGCGCCCCGGCCGTCACCGTCCTGGCGTCGTCGGCGCCTTCCGAGGCGGCCACGAGGGTGCCGGTCGTCGACGGCACCGTGCCGGCGATCACCGCCGTCGACCGGCCGGCTCGGTTACGCATCCCGGATCTCCGCCTGGACGCGGCGGTCGACGCCGTCGGCATCGAGCCGTCGACCGGCGAGTTCGCCGTTCCGCCCAGCGTGGACCGGGTGGGCTGGTACCGATACGGACCGGGCCTCTTCGCCACGGCCGGTTCCATCGTCATCGCCGGCCATGTGGACAGCGCCGCGGAAGGCAAGGGGGCCTTCTTCCGGCTCGGTTCCCTGGACAGCGGGGACCGGATCATCCTCACCGGCGACGGCGGCGAGGAGCGACAGTTCGAGGTGGTGGCCCGGGAACGCTATCGGAAGACGGCCATCCCGTTGCCGAAGTACTTCGCTCGCGACGGCGCCGTCCGGCTTACCCTCATCACCTGCGGTGGCCCGTTCGACGCGGAAACCCGTCACTACCGCGACAACGTCGTGGTGACGGCCGCGGCGCGCCCCTGA
- a CDS encoding low temperature requirement protein A — protein sequence MRSAAAEPAMEPPQRPEDDRAVGALELFFDLVFVYAMSQVTHLIEEHRSWAGFGHGVLALMAVWWAWVCFTWLTNTSAESGTLARTLIFLAVSAMLVAASSLVEAFGEAMVFALALLTVRLLHVVLLIYSARRDTRWRRALVRLLPVLLIGPGLVVLAATQESPLREALWLSAVLVDFGGPAVFGMGGFHVRPGHFVERHGLMVIIALGESIYQMGRAATGDVRRADVLVAVVLGVLVSAAMWWAYFGLKHGAAARLRRAPASERARLARDAYSYLHLPLIAGIIWYSLGVGESIAHPDEPLPPLSGLALCGGAALFYAGEVWYRWRDHHEIATDRLVTAVVLIALVPMATAVPALRILAAVTAVSVAFVGWEVWRQPEIGGARPQPD from the coding sequence GTGCGATCGGCCGCTGCCGAACCCGCCATGGAGCCGCCGCAGCGTCCTGAGGACGACCGTGCGGTCGGTGCCCTGGAACTGTTCTTCGACCTGGTCTTCGTCTACGCGATGTCGCAGGTGACGCATCTGATCGAGGAACACCGCTCGTGGGCCGGGTTCGGTCACGGGGTGCTGGCGCTGATGGCGGTCTGGTGGGCGTGGGTCTGTTTCACCTGGCTGACGAACACCTCGGCGGAGTCGGGCACCCTGGCGCGGACGCTGATCTTCCTCGCCGTGTCGGCGATGCTGGTCGCGGCGAGTTCCCTGGTCGAGGCGTTCGGCGAGGCAATGGTGTTCGCACTGGCACTGCTCACGGTGCGCCTGCTGCACGTCGTTCTGCTGATCTACTCGGCGCGCCGGGACACACGGTGGCGACGCGCCCTCGTGCGGCTGCTGCCGGTCCTGCTCATCGGCCCGGGGCTGGTCGTGCTGGCCGCGACTCAGGAGTCGCCCCTGCGAGAGGCGTTGTGGCTTAGTGCGGTGCTCGTGGATTTCGGCGGCCCGGCCGTGTTCGGCATGGGCGGCTTCCACGTGCGTCCCGGGCACTTCGTCGAACGCCACGGCTTGATGGTCATCATCGCGCTCGGCGAATCCATCTACCAGATGGGCCGGGCGGCCACCGGCGATGTGCGCAGGGCCGACGTCCTGGTCGCCGTGGTGCTCGGTGTTCTCGTCTCGGCGGCGATGTGGTGGGCGTACTTCGGGCTGAAGCACGGTGCGGCGGCCCGGCTGCGCCGGGCTCCGGCATCCGAACGCGCCCGGCTCGCCCGGGACGCGTACAGCTATCTGCACCTGCCGCTGATCGCCGGCATCATCTGGTACAGCCTCGGGGTGGGCGAGTCGATCGCCCATCCCGACGAACCGCTGCCACCGCTGTCGGGGTTGGCCCTCTGCGGCGGCGCGGCGTTGTTCTACGCCGGCGAGGTGTGGTACCGATGGCGTGATCATCACGAGATCGCGACCGACCGCCTGGTCACCGCGGTCGTCCTGATCGCGCTCGTCCCGATGGCGACGGCAGTGCCCGCGCTGAGGATCCTGGCCGCCGTCACCGCGGTCAGTGTGGCGTTCGTGGGGTGGGAGGTGTGGCGGCAGCCGGAGATCGGCGGCGCACGTCCGCAGCCGGACTGA
- a CDS encoding DUF4397 domain-containing protein, which translates to MRILPFGRAAAVGAVSLLAFGGFAGFAASPAYAKANSKVTVVHGIPGQPVDVYVNGKKTIPDFQPGKVAGPLSLPAGEYDIALTKPGDAIGEALLTVNDAKVPGDADISLVAHLDEGGKPALTPFVNDTSKLGAGQARLIVRHTAAAPAVDVRAGGKPVFTGVTNGKEGKADLAAGTVSADVVLAGTDDRVLGPADLDLEEGTATIVYAVGSAQDKSLDIVSQSIEGLHSAPGGVPSGDGGAADGNGSLPWYGAGGVGILLAVFGLTRLVTARR; encoded by the coding sequence ATGCGCATTCTGCCTTTCGGCCGCGCCGCCGCTGTCGGCGCCGTGTCCCTGCTCGCGTTCGGCGGCTTCGCGGGGTTTGCCGCGTCCCCGGCGTACGCCAAGGCGAACTCGAAGGTCACGGTGGTGCACGGGATTCCCGGCCAGCCGGTCGACGTCTATGTCAACGGCAAGAAGACCATTCCGGACTTCCAGCCCGGTAAGGTCGCCGGCCCGCTGAGCCTGCCGGCCGGGGAGTACGACATCGCGCTCACCAAGCCCGGTGACGCGATCGGTGAAGCGCTGCTGACCGTCAACGATGCCAAGGTTCCCGGTGACGCCGACATCAGCCTGGTCGCCCACCTCGACGAGGGCGGCAAGCCGGCCCTGACCCCGTTCGTCAACGACACCAGCAAGCTCGGCGCCGGCCAGGCCCGGCTGATCGTGCGGCACACCGCGGCGGCTCCGGCCGTCGACGTCCGCGCCGGCGGCAAACCGGTCTTCACCGGCGTGACCAACGGCAAGGAAGGCAAAGCCGACCTCGCCGCCGGCACCGTCTCGGCCGACGTGGTGCTGGCCGGCACCGACGACCGGGTGCTCGGCCCGGCCGACCTGGACCTCGAGGAAGGCACCGCGACCATCGTGTACGCGGTCGGCTCCGCCCAGGACAAGTCCCTGGACATCGTCTCGCAGAGCATCGAGGGACTGCACTCCGCGCCGGGCGGCGTGCCCAGCGGGGACGGCGGCGCCGCCGACGGCAACGGTTCGCTGCCCTGGTACGGCGCCGGCGGCGTCGGCATCCTGCTCGCCGTGTTCGGGCTGACCCGGCTGGTCACCGCCCGCCGATGA
- the trxA gene encoding thioredoxin produces the protein MGSKVIECPSCGQKNRVLPAAEGIPHCGNCHKPMPWIAEAGDDDFGDVAERATILVLVDMWATWCGPCRQVSPALEQVARDLAGKVKLVKVDVDKAPKVSERFTIQAVPTLILMRDGKVVARRAGAAPAAVLRSWTDEFLRSAA, from the coding sequence GTGGGCAGCAAGGTGATCGAGTGCCCGAGCTGCGGGCAGAAGAACCGGGTCCTCCCGGCCGCCGAGGGCATCCCGCACTGCGGCAACTGTCACAAGCCGATGCCCTGGATCGCCGAGGCGGGCGACGACGACTTCGGTGACGTCGCCGAGCGGGCGACCATCCTGGTCCTGGTGGACATGTGGGCGACCTGGTGCGGCCCGTGCCGGCAGGTCAGTCCCGCGCTGGAACAGGTGGCCCGCGACCTGGCCGGCAAGGTCAAGCTGGTCAAGGTCGACGTGGACAAGGCGCCCAAGGTGTCCGAGCGGTTCACGATCCAGGCCGTACCCACGCTGATCCTGATGCGCGACGGCAAGGTGGTGGCGCGCCGGGCGGGCGCCGCGCCCGCCGCGGTCCTGCGCAGCTGGACCGACGAGTTCTTGCGGAGTGCGGCGTGA
- a CDS encoding pentapeptide repeat-containing protein yields the protein MTAGDHGWRRLVAWPLGVLGVVLLGAALVLLPGMVVDHDLGGRPVTAQERLTAINNVRGTLLQTTAGIVVFLGALATWRQLRVSQATLRITQEGHLTGQFSRAVDQLGSDKQDVRIGGLLALRRLAEHSERDRDAVISTMAAFLRTHQPWSSTAEPDINKILPLETRAPDSQLALTCVGVLGRFERADPWLNLSLTDLRRADFDGLWLNRMNFDRASLESASLFAANLTRASLVSVNLRHASLRRAVLTEARCVLADCRGALLVESLLTGADFTRADLRKAQLRKARAGTAVFRDADLRDADLRGADLSAADLDGARLDGAVASDQTRWPAGFDVQAAGIVTGADPGPEPSPLLQPPALFQEAP from the coding sequence GTGACAGCGGGGGATCACGGCTGGCGTCGGCTCGTCGCCTGGCCGCTGGGTGTGCTGGGTGTCGTACTGCTGGGTGCCGCGCTGGTGCTGTTGCCGGGCATGGTGGTCGACCACGACCTGGGCGGGCGGCCGGTCACCGCGCAGGAGCGGCTCACCGCGATCAACAACGTGCGGGGCACGCTGTTGCAGACCACCGCCGGGATCGTGGTGTTCCTCGGCGCCCTGGCCACCTGGCGTCAGCTGAGGGTCAGCCAGGCCACCCTGCGGATCACCCAGGAAGGGCACCTGACCGGGCAGTTCAGCCGGGCCGTCGACCAACTCGGCAGTGACAAGCAGGACGTACGGATCGGGGGCCTGCTCGCTCTGCGCCGGCTGGCCGAGCATTCGGAACGGGACCGGGACGCCGTCATCTCGACGATGGCCGCGTTCCTGCGCACCCACCAGCCCTGGTCGTCCACCGCCGAACCCGACATCAACAAGATCCTGCCGTTGGAGACCCGCGCGCCGGACAGCCAGCTCGCCCTGACCTGCGTCGGCGTCCTCGGCCGGTTCGAGCGCGCCGACCCGTGGCTCAACCTGAGCCTGACCGACCTGCGCCGAGCCGATTTCGACGGCCTGTGGCTGAACCGGATGAACTTCGACCGGGCGAGCCTGGAGTCGGCCAGCCTGTTCGCCGCCAACCTGACCAGGGCCTCGCTGGTGTCGGTGAACCTGCGGCACGCGAGCCTGCGCCGGGCCGTCCTCACCGAGGCACGCTGTGTGCTGGCCGACTGCCGCGGCGCCCTGCTGGTCGAGTCCCTGCTGACCGGCGCCGACTTCACCCGGGCCGACCTGCGGAAAGCGCAGTTGCGGAAAGCGCGGGCCGGGACAGCGGTGTTCCGCGACGCCGACCTGCGCGACGCCGACTTGCGCGGCGCCGACCTGAGCGCGGCCGACCTGGACGGCGCCCGGCTGGACGGTGCGGTGGCCAGTGATCAAACCCGCTGGCCGGCCGGTTTCGACGTCCAGGCCGCCGGGATCGTCACCGGCGCCGACCCGGGCCCGGAGCCCTCACCGTTGCTGCAACCGCCGGCGCTGTTCCAGGAGGCACCGTGA
- a CDS encoding GNAT family N-acetyltransferase — translation MAEMVVRQMTQTEFDDWRSRAIKVYAEEQVAAGNWAAGEAERLAAEGHDALLPDGFDTPGMLFLLAHDPDGNRVGILWLSLTHPRGVPDCGFIYDIEVDEAYRGAGYGRALLTAAENELRSRGVRSLGLNVFGDNTPAVRLYESSGYRVVTQQMVKPLD, via the coding sequence ATGGCAGAGATGGTCGTCCGGCAGATGACGCAGACCGAGTTCGACGACTGGCGCAGCAGGGCGATCAAGGTCTACGCCGAGGAACAGGTGGCGGCCGGCAACTGGGCGGCCGGTGAGGCGGAGCGGCTCGCGGCGGAAGGGCATGACGCCCTGCTGCCGGACGGCTTCGACACCCCCGGGATGCTCTTTCTCCTCGCTCACGACCCGGACGGGAACCGAGTCGGCATCCTCTGGCTCAGCCTCACTCACCCGCGCGGCGTGCCCGACTGCGGCTTCATCTACGACATCGAGGTCGACGAGGCGTACCGCGGGGCGGGTTACGGCCGTGCGCTGCTGACCGCGGCCGAGAACGAGCTGCGCTCCCGTGGGGTGAGATCGCTCGGCCTGAACGTGTTCGGGGACAACACCCCCGCGGTTCGGCTGTACGAGAGCTCCGGCTACCGCGTGGTGACCCAGCAGATGGTCAAGCCCCTCGACTGA
- the clpB gene encoding ATP-dependent chaperone ClpB, which produces MDLNRLTQKSQEALHDAQTKALRYGHAEVDGEHLLLALIEQPDGLVPRLLSATGVDPDKLRDQVEAELDRRPRVSGPGAAPGQVFVTQRLARLFDAAEREAKRLKDEYVSVEHLVIAMLQEGRSSTVGRLLSDAGLTRDGFLQELTKIRGNQRVTSAMPEVAYEALAKYGRDLVADAAAGTMDPVIGRDGEIRRVIQILSRKSKNNPVLIGEPGVGKTAIVEGLAQRITNGDVPEGLRDKVVFALDMSSLVAGAKYRGEFEERLKAVLSEVKAAEGRILLFIDELHTIVGAGGGSEGAMDAGNMLKPMLARGELHMIGATTLDEYRKHIEKDAALERRFQPVLAEEPTEEDAISILRGLRERLEVFHGVKIQDAALVAAVVLSRRYISDRFLPDKAIDLVDEACAMLRTEIDSMPAELDERTRRLTRLEIEEAALSKEEDAASLARLDQLRKELADLRAEVDALRAQWDAERQALRRVQDLRREIEQIRHEAEQAERDYDLNRAAELRHGRLPELERRLQAEEERLTAKQGGKRLLREVVTEAEIAGIVSRWTGIPVSRLTEGERQKLLRLDEILHERVIGQDEAVQSVTDAIIRARSGIKNPRRPIGSFIFLGPTGVGKTELARTLAAALFDTEDNMVRIDMSEYQERHTVSRLVGAPPGYVGYEEGGQLTEAVRRKPYSVVLFDEIEKAHADVFNTLLQVLDDGRLTDAQGRTVDFRNTVIIMTSNIGSQYLLEGISDAGEIKPEGRELVMGELRRHFRPEFLNRADDIVLFKPLTQPEIERIVDLMFSELRERLAERRMTLQVTDEAQRFIARQGFDPVYGARPLRRFIAREVETRIGRALLAGDARDGAVIRVDLIDDELTVTYEQAPEE; this is translated from the coding sequence GTGGACCTGAACCGGCTGACCCAGAAATCGCAGGAGGCCCTGCACGATGCCCAGACCAAGGCGCTGCGGTACGGCCACGCCGAGGTCGACGGCGAGCACCTGCTGCTCGCCCTGATCGAGCAGCCGGACGGGCTGGTGCCCAGGCTGCTCTCGGCGACCGGCGTCGACCCGGACAAGCTACGGGACCAGGTGGAGGCGGAACTGGACCGGCGTCCCCGGGTCAGTGGACCTGGCGCCGCACCCGGTCAGGTATTCGTCACCCAGCGGCTGGCCCGGCTGTTCGACGCCGCCGAGCGCGAGGCGAAACGGCTCAAGGACGAGTACGTCTCCGTCGAGCACCTGGTGATCGCCATGCTGCAGGAGGGCCGAAGCTCCACCGTCGGCCGGTTGCTCAGCGACGCGGGGCTCACCCGGGACGGCTTCCTCCAGGAGCTGACGAAGATCCGAGGCAACCAGCGGGTGACCTCGGCGATGCCGGAGGTCGCGTACGAGGCGCTGGCCAAGTACGGCCGCGACCTGGTCGCCGACGCCGCCGCCGGCACCATGGACCCGGTCATCGGGCGCGACGGCGAGATCCGCCGGGTGATCCAGATCCTGTCCCGCAAGTCCAAGAACAACCCGGTGCTCATCGGTGAACCGGGCGTCGGCAAGACCGCCATCGTGGAGGGCCTGGCCCAGCGGATCACCAACGGCGACGTGCCCGAGGGACTGCGGGACAAGGTGGTGTTCGCGCTGGACATGAGTTCCCTGGTGGCCGGCGCGAAATACCGCGGCGAGTTCGAGGAACGGCTCAAGGCCGTGCTGTCCGAGGTGAAGGCCGCCGAGGGACGGATCCTGCTGTTCATCGACGAGCTGCACACGATCGTCGGCGCCGGGGGTGGCTCCGAGGGCGCGATGGACGCCGGCAACATGCTCAAACCGATGCTCGCCCGCGGCGAACTGCACATGATCGGCGCGACGACGCTGGACGAGTACCGCAAGCACATCGAGAAGGACGCGGCGCTGGAGCGCCGCTTCCAGCCGGTGCTGGCCGAGGAGCCGACCGAGGAGGATGCCATCTCGATCCTGCGCGGACTGCGGGAACGGCTGGAAGTCTTCCACGGCGTGAAGATCCAAGACGCGGCGCTGGTCGCCGCGGTGGTCCTCAGCCGCCGGTACATCTCCGACCGTTTCCTTCCGGACAAGGCGATCGACCTGGTCGACGAGGCGTGCGCCATGCTGCGTACCGAAATCGACTCGATGCCGGCCGAACTCGACGAGCGCACCCGGCGCCTGACCCGCCTCGAGATCGAGGAAGCGGCCCTGTCCAAAGAGGAGGACGCGGCGAGCCTGGCCCGCCTCGACCAGCTCCGCAAGGAACTGGCCGACCTGCGCGCCGAAGTGGACGCGCTGCGCGCCCAGTGGGACGCCGAGCGGCAGGCCCTGCGCAGAGTCCAGGACCTGCGCCGGGAGATCGAACAGATCCGGCACGAGGCGGAACAGGCGGAACGCGACTACGACCTGAACCGGGCCGCCGAGTTGCGGCACGGCCGGTTACCGGAGCTGGAGCGCCGGCTGCAGGCCGAGGAGGAGCGGCTCACCGCGAAGCAGGGCGGCAAGCGGCTGCTCCGCGAGGTCGTCACCGAGGCCGAGATCGCCGGTATCGTCTCCCGGTGGACCGGCATCCCGGTCAGCCGGCTGACCGAGGGTGAACGCCAGAAGCTGCTGCGCCTGGACGAGATCCTGCACGAGCGGGTGATCGGACAGGACGAGGCCGTGCAGTCGGTCACCGACGCGATCATCCGCGCCCGGTCCGGCATCAAGAACCCGCGCCGGCCGATCGGGTCGTTCATCTTTCTCGGTCCCACCGGAGTCGGCAAGACGGAGCTGGCCCGCACGCTGGCCGCGGCGCTGTTCGATACCGAGGACAACATGGTCCGGATCGACATGAGCGAATATCAGGAGCGGCACACCGTGAGCCGGCTGGTCGGGGCGCCGCCCGGATACGTCGGCTACGAAGAGGGCGGGCAGCTCACCGAGGCGGTCCGGCGCAAGCCGTACTCGGTGGTGCTCTTCGACGAGATCGAGAAGGCGCACGCGGACGTGTTCAACACGCTGCTGCAAGTGCTCGACGACGGGCGTCTCACCGATGCGCAGGGCCGTACCGTCGACTTCCGCAACACCGTGATCATCATGACCTCGAACATCGGCTCCCAGTATCTGCTCGAAGGCATCTCCGACGCCGGTGAGATCAAGCCCGAGGGCCGCGAACTGGTCATGGGCGAGCTGCGGCGGCACTTCCGGCCCGAGTTCCTCAACCGTGCCGACGACATCGTGCTGTTCAAGCCGCTCACCCAGCCGGAGATCGAGCGCATCGTCGACCTGATGTTCAGCGAATTGCGCGAGCGGCTGGCCGAGCGGCGGATGACGCTGCAGGTCACCGACGAGGCACAGCGCTTCATCGCCCGCCAGGGATTCGATCCGGTGTACGGCGCCCGGCCGCTGCGCCGCTTCATCGCCCGTGAGGTGGAGACCCGTATCGGCCGGGCGCTGCTCGCCGGGGACGCCCGGGACGGCGCGGTGATCCGGGTGGACCTGATCGACGATGAGCTGACCGTCACCTACGAGCAGGCGCCGGAGGAGTGA